From Moraxella sp. K1664, one genomic window encodes:
- a CDS encoding transporter substrate-binding domain-containing protein, whose product MKYTSFLGQGVMIGAICMAGLLSACGDKEPTIQNTANPDTATTHTKTIKVAVNSGMSPFAYIDGKGNPIGFDVELITHIAQKNGYAVKFNVLPWQDMFKSVEQNISDLAISSISYTAEREGKYLLSNPYVYMPAGVLSLNDTTSTQCQI is encoded by the coding sequence ATGAAATATACTTCATTTTTAGGTCAAGGCGTCATGATTGGTGCCATTTGCATGGCTGGACTTTTATCAGCTTGTGGCGATAAGGAACCCACCATACAAAACACTGCCAACCCCGACACTGCCACCACTCACACCAAAACCATCAAAGTAGCAGTCAATAGTGGCATGTCGCCTTTTGCTTATATTGACGGCAAGGGCAACCCTATCGGATTTGATGTGGAACTTATTACTCACATCGCTCAAAAAAATGGCTATGCGGTCAAATTTAACGTCCTGCCATGGCAAGATATGTTCAAATCAGTAGAGCAAAACATAAGCGACCTTGCCATCTCATCCATCTCTTATACCGCCGAACGTGAAGGCAAATATCTACTTAGCAATCCGTATGTATATATGCCTGCGGGGGTTTTGTCTTTAAATGACACAACCTCAACTCAATGTCAGATCTAA